In Salinisphaera sp. LB1, one genomic interval encodes:
- the uvrB gene encoding excinuclease ABC subunit UvrB, protein MSNGLQLKANWAPAGDQPAAIEGLVEGLDDGLAHQVLLGVTGSGKTFTMANVAMKAGRPMLIMAPNKTLAAQLYGEMKEFFPDNAVEYFVSYYDYYQPEAYVPSSDTFIEKDSSMNEHIEQMRLSATKALIERRDTIVVASVSAIYGLGDPQAYFAMVLHLDEGEQIGQRDLVKRLTELQYTRNDMTLERGTYRVRGEIIDVFPAEEDEEAVRIELFDDEIERLSFFDPLTGTVNRKVPRLTIYPKTHYVTPRERIVGAMDSIKAEMQERVKYFQSVGKLIEAQRIEQRTLFDLEMINEIGFCSGIENYSRYLSGRAPGEPPPCLLDYLPDDAIMVLDESHVTVPQIGGMYKGDRARKETLVEYGFRLPSALDNRPLKFEEFERVAPQRIYVSATPGPYELEHTDNTVEQVVRPTGLVDPEVEIRPAETQVDDLLSEIQTVVTKKQRVLVTTLTKRMAEDLTEYLHEAGVAVRYLHSDIDTVERSEIIRDLRLGEFDVLVGINLLREGLDIPEVALVGVLDADKEGFLRAERSLIQTMGRAARNVEGRAILYADQITGSMRRAIDETERRRAKQIAFNEEHGITPKTIQKAVADVMRHGYEDYSQVKEKKKVAEVGADYAKMSASQLAKEIEKLEKQMFKHAENLEFEEAGRIRDRIGKIREYALELPAKAG, encoded by the coding sequence ATGAGCAACGGACTGCAACTTAAAGCGAATTGGGCGCCCGCCGGCGATCAGCCGGCTGCGATCGAGGGCCTGGTGGAAGGGCTGGACGATGGCCTTGCGCATCAGGTGCTGCTGGGCGTGACCGGTTCGGGCAAGACCTTCACCATGGCCAACGTCGCCATGAAGGCCGGCCGGCCGATGCTGATCATGGCGCCGAACAAGACGCTGGCGGCGCAGTTGTACGGGGAGATGAAGGAGTTCTTCCCGGACAACGCCGTGGAGTACTTCGTCTCCTACTATGACTATTACCAGCCCGAGGCGTATGTGCCGTCGTCGGATACCTTCATCGAGAAGGATTCGTCGATGAACGAGCACATCGAGCAGATGCGGTTGTCGGCGACCAAGGCGCTGATCGAGCGCCGCGACACGATCGTTGTGGCCTCGGTGTCGGCAATCTACGGCCTGGGCGACCCGCAGGCTTATTTCGCCATGGTCCTGCATCTGGACGAAGGCGAGCAGATCGGTCAGCGCGATCTGGTCAAGCGCCTGACTGAGCTGCAGTACACCCGGAACGACATGACGCTCGAGCGCGGCACCTATCGCGTGCGCGGCGAGATCATCGATGTGTTTCCGGCCGAAGAGGATGAGGAGGCCGTGCGCATCGAACTGTTCGATGACGAGATCGAGCGGTTGTCGTTCTTCGATCCGTTGACCGGGACGGTCAACCGCAAGGTGCCGCGCCTGACGATCTATCCAAAGACTCATTACGTGACCCCGCGTGAGCGCATCGTGGGCGCGATGGATTCGATCAAGGCCGAGATGCAGGAGCGCGTGAAGTATTTCCAGTCGGTGGGCAAGCTGATCGAGGCCCAGCGCATCGAGCAGCGCACGCTGTTCGACCTGGAGATGATCAACGAGATCGGCTTCTGTTCCGGTATCGAGAACTACTCGCGCTATCTGTCGGGGCGGGCGCCGGGCGAGCCGCCGCCGTGTCTGCTGGATTACCTGCCGGACGACGCGATTATGGTGCTGGACGAGTCGCATGTGACCGTGCCGCAGATCGGCGGCATGTACAAGGGCGACCGCGCGCGCAAGGAGACACTGGTCGAATACGGTTTCCGCCTGCCATCGGCGCTGGACAATCGCCCGCTCAAGTTCGAGGAGTTCGAGCGGGTGGCGCCGCAGCGGATCTATGTCTCGGCTACGCCGGGGCCGTATGAACTCGAACACACCGACAACACCGTTGAACAGGTGGTGCGGCCGACTGGCCTGGTGGATCCGGAGGTCGAGATTCGCCCGGCCGAGACCCAGGTCGACGATCTGCTGTCCGAGATTCAGACCGTGGTCACGAAAAAGCAGCGTGTGCTGGTGACCACACTCACCAAGCGCATGGCCGAGGATCTGACGGAATACCTGCACGAAGCCGGGGTGGCGGTGCGTTATCTGCACTCGGACATCGACACCGTCGAGCGCAGCGAGATCATTCGCGATCTGCGTCTCGGCGAGTTCGACGTGCTGGTGGGGATCAACCTGCTGCGCGAGGGGCTGGATATCCCGGAAGTGGCGCTGGTGGGCGTGCTCGATGCCGACAAGGAAGGCTTCCTGCGGGCCGAGCGTTCGCTGATCCAGACCATGGGCCGTGCGGCCCGCAATGTCGAGGGCCGCGCGATTCTCTATGCCGATCAGATCACCGGCTCCATGCGTCGGGCGATCGACGAAACCGAACGCCGGCGCGCCAAGCAGATCGCCTTCAACGAAGAGCATGGCATCACGCCCAAGACCATCCAGAAGGCGGTCGCCGACGTGATGCGCCACGGTTACGAGGACTACAGCCAGGTCAAGGAGAAGAAAAAAGTTGCCGAGGTCGGCGCCGACTACGCCAAGATGTCGGCAAGCCAGTTGGCCAAGGAGATCGAGAAGCTCGAGAAGCAGATGTTCAAGCACGCCGAGAATCTCGAATTCGAGGAGGCCGGCCGGATCCGCGACCGCATCGGCAAGATCCGCGAGTATGCGCTGGAACTGCCGGCGAAGGCGGGGTAG
- the thrS gene encoding threonine--tRNA ligase — translation MPAITLPDGTVKQFDQAVTGMQVAESIGAGLARATLAARIDGELADASVPIDHDAKVELVTAREPDGLDIIRHSCAHLLGQALKTMYPDVQMAIGPVIDDGFYYDINIGRALTPDDLEAIEARMHELAKRDHEVIREVVTRDKALATFVDRNEPYKQAIVREIPEGETIALYHHEDYVDMCRGPHVPNSRHLRHFKLMSVAGAYWRGDSDNEMLTRIYGTAWASEKELKAHLAFLEEARKRDHRLIARKQDLFHIQEEAPGMIFWHDRGWQIYLQITDYIRARLDREGYKEVHTPSLIDLSLWEKSGHAEKFADDMFITGSEDRQFAVKPMNCPAHVQIYNRGLKSYRDLPLRLAEFGSCHRNEASGTLHGLMRVRGFTQDDAHIFCTEAQVGEEVSRFTDLLYEVYADFGFDEVLIKLSTRPDKRVGSDEIWDKSEAALQKCLEDKGLDFELQPGEGAFYGPKIEFSLRDCLNRVWQLGTMQLDFSMPERLGAGYVDENGDRQVPVMLHRAILGSLERFIGILIEHHAGSMPVWLSPTQAVVLNITDAQAEYASALAHTLRDAGIRVDTDLRNEKIGYKIREHTMQRVPYLLVVGDREMADGTVAVRTRNGEDLGAMLVADFVERATTQIKNRE, via the coding sequence ATGCCCGCCATCACGCTTCCCGACGGTACCGTCAAACAGTTCGATCAGGCTGTGACCGGCATGCAGGTCGCCGAGTCGATCGGCGCCGGCCTGGCCAGGGCCACGCTTGCCGCGCGCATCGATGGCGAACTGGCCGATGCCTCCGTGCCCATCGATCATGACGCGAAAGTCGAACTGGTCACGGCACGCGAGCCGGACGGGCTCGACATCATCCGCCACTCCTGTGCGCATCTGCTCGGCCAGGCGCTCAAGACGATGTATCCCGACGTGCAGATGGCCATCGGGCCGGTCATCGATGACGGTTTTTATTACGACATCAACATCGGCCGCGCGCTCACGCCCGACGATCTCGAGGCGATCGAGGCGCGCATGCACGAACTGGCCAAGCGCGATCACGAGGTAATCCGCGAAGTGGTCACGCGTGACAAGGCGTTGGCGACGTTCGTGGATCGCAACGAACCTTACAAGCAGGCGATCGTGCGCGAGATCCCGGAAGGCGAGACCATTGCGCTGTATCACCACGAAGACTACGTGGACATGTGCCGCGGTCCGCACGTGCCCAACTCGCGGCACTTGCGCCACTTCAAGCTGATGAGTGTCGCCGGCGCCTACTGGCGCGGCGACTCCGACAACGAGATGCTCACCCGCATCTACGGTACCGCCTGGGCCAGTGAGAAGGAGCTGAAAGCGCATCTGGCCTTCCTCGAGGAAGCCAGGAAGCGCGATCATCGGCTGATCGCCCGCAAGCAGGATCTGTTTCATATCCAGGAAGAAGCGCCGGGCATGATCTTCTGGCACGATCGCGGCTGGCAGATCTATCTACAGATCACCGACTACATCCGCGCGCGCCTGGATCGCGAGGGCTATAAAGAAGTCCATACCCCGTCGCTGATCGATCTGTCGTTGTGGGAGAAATCCGGCCACGCCGAGAAGTTTGCCGACGACATGTTCATCACCGGTTCGGAGGATCGCCAGTTCGCGGTCAAGCCGATGAATTGCCCGGCCCACGTGCAGATCTACAATCGCGGCCTGAAGAGCTATCGCGATCTGCCGCTGCGGTTGGCCGAGTTCGGCTCCTGTCATCGCAACGAGGCCTCGGGCACGCTGCACGGGTTGATGCGCGTGCGCGGTTTTACCCAGGACGATGCGCATATCTTCTGCACCGAGGCGCAGGTGGGCGAAGAGGTGTCCAGGTTCACGGACCTGCTCTACGAGGTCTATGCCGACTTCGGCTTCGACGAGGTGCTGATCAAGCTGTCGACGCGCCCGGACAAGCGTGTCGGCTCCGACGAGATCTGGGACAAGTCCGAGGCCGCGCTGCAGAAATGTCTGGAGGACAAGGGCCTGGATTTCGAGCTGCAGCCGGGCGAGGGCGCGTTCTACGGCCCCAAGATCGAGTTCTCGCTGCGCGACTGTCTCAATCGCGTCTGGCAACTCGGCACCATGCAGCTGGATTTCTCCATGCCCGAGCGCCTGGGCGCGGGATATGTCGACGAAAACGGCGATCGGCAGGTGCCGGTCATGCTGCACCGTGCGATACTAGGTTCTCTCGAGCGCTTCATTGGTATTCTCATCGAACACCATGCGGGCTCGATGCCGGTCTGGCTGTCGCCGACGCAAGCGGTTGTTCTCAACATTACCGATGCCCAGGCCGAATACGCATCGGCGCTGGCGCATACCCTGCGGGATGCCGGCATACGAGTCGATACGGACTTGAGAAATGAAAAGATCGGCTACAAGATCAGGGAGCACACAATGCAACGTGTGCCCTATTTGCTGGTAGTCGGCGATCGCGAGATGGCTGATGGCACGGTGGCCGTTCGCACCCGAAATGGTGAGGATCTCGGCGCCATGCTGGTGGCCGATTTCGTGGAACGGGCGACGACCCAGATCAAAAACCGAGAATGA
- the infC gene encoding translation initiation factor IF-3 translates to MSTIAAAQKDRRNEAITAREVRVIDPEGEQVGIMPIEQALAKAGEYDLDLVEVSPNASPPVTRIMDYGKHVFEKKKTQQAGKSKQKQTQLKEVKFRPGTDKGDYNIKLRKLKEFLEDGDKIKITLRFRGREMAHQELGMELMEHVQSDLEEWATVEQRPEMQGRLMTMVMSPIKGVPRNSKK, encoded by the coding sequence ATGTCGACAATCGCTGCTGCCCAAAAAGATCGCAGAAACGAGGCGATCACTGCGCGGGAAGTTCGAGTCATCGATCCCGAAGGTGAACAGGTTGGCATTATGCCAATCGAGCAAGCGCTGGCGAAAGCCGGCGAATATGATCTCGACCTCGTCGAGGTGTCGCCGAATGCGAGCCCGCCGGTAACGCGGATCATGGATTACGGCAAGCACGTCTTCGAAAAGAAGAAGACGCAGCAAGCCGGCAAGTCGAAGCAGAAGCAAACGCAGCTCAAGGAAGTGAAGTTTCGCCCCGGCACCGACAAGGGCGACTACAACATCAAGCTGCGCAAGCTGAAAGAGTTTCTGGAAGACGGGGACAAGATCAAGATCACGCTGCGTTTCCGGGGTCGTGAAATGGCCCATCAGGAACTTGGCATGGAATTGATGGAGCACGTCCAGTCCGATCTTGAGGAATGGGCGACGGTTGAACAGCGGCCGGAAATGCAGGGCCGCTTGATGACCATGGTGATGTCCCCGATCAAGGGCGTGCCCCGAAACAGCAAGAAATAG
- the rpmI gene encoding 50S ribosomal protein L35: MPKIKTNRGAAKRLKRTGSGKLKRARAFGNHILTKKAPKRKQRLAKSALVDKADQRPMERLLPYK, encoded by the coding sequence ATGCCTAAGATCAAGACTAATCGCGGCGCCGCCAAGCGCTTGAAGCGCACCGGCAGCGGCAAGCTCAAGCGCGCTCGCGCCTTCGGGAATCACATCCTGACCAAGAAGGCGCCCAAGCGTAAGCAGCGCCTGGCCAAGAGCGCCCTCGTCGACAAGGCGGACCAGCGCCCGATGGAGCGTCTGCTGCCCTATAAATAG
- the rplT gene encoding 50S ribosomal protein L20, producing the protein MARVSRGVTAKARHKKILKKAKGYYGARSRTFRVANQAVIKAGQYAYRDRRNRKRDFRSLWITRISAAAKAQGMSYSTFMNGLKKAGIELDRKILADLAVRDKATFAAVLAQAKAAQ; encoded by the coding sequence ATGGCACGAGTCAGTCGCGGCGTGACGGCCAAGGCCCGTCACAAAAAGATTCTCAAAAAGGCCAAGGGCTACTACGGCGCGCGCAGCCGCACGTTCCGGGTAGCGAACCAGGCGGTTATCAAGGCGGGCCAGTATGCCTACCGCGATCGTCGCAATCGCAAGCGCGATTTCCGCTCGCTGTGGATCACCCGAATCAGCGCCGCCGCCAAGGCCCAGGGCATGTCCTACAGCACGTTCATGAACGGCTTGAAGAAGGCCGGCATCGAGCTCGATCGCAAGATCCTGGCCGATCTCGCCGTGCGCGACAAGGCGACGTTTGCCGCCGTTCTGGCGCAGGCCAAGGCCGCCCAATAG
- the pheS gene encoding phenylalanine--tRNA ligase subunit alpha codes for MTSELEQLRQRAMSDITAAEDLRALDAQRVALLGKKGEITARLKSLGALPAEQRKSAGAEINALKRELAEAIERRRHALEERQFAERMARESVDVTLPGRGETPGAIHPITLTRRRIEALFVQRGFEVVEGPEIEDDYHNFEALNVPPDHPARAMQDTFYLDAGRLLLRTHTSPVQIRTMEQRQPPIRVIAPGRVYRHDSDRTHSPMFHQVEGLYVAEHVSFAELRAELQSFLQAFFDTELTLRFRPSYFPFTEPSAEVDIDGLGLGTGSGWMEVLGCGMVHPNVLQAAGVDPSRYTGYAFGMGIERLAMLRYGVTDLRQFYNNDLRMLAQFA; via the coding sequence ATGACGAGTGAACTCGAGCAGTTGCGCCAACGCGCGATGTCGGATATCACAGCGGCCGAGGATCTGCGCGCCCTTGATGCGCAGCGCGTGGCGCTGCTCGGCAAGAAAGGCGAGATCACCGCGCGCCTAAAGTCCCTGGGCGCGCTGCCCGCGGAACAACGCAAGTCGGCCGGCGCGGAGATCAACGCGCTCAAGCGCGAGCTCGCCGAGGCCATCGAACGTCGGCGCCACGCGCTCGAGGAGCGTCAGTTCGCCGAGCGCATGGCGCGCGAGTCGGTTGACGTGACGTTGCCCGGGCGCGGCGAGACGCCCGGAGCGATCCACCCGATCACGCTCACCCGCCGCCGCATCGAGGCATTGTTCGTCCAGCGCGGCTTCGAGGTGGTCGAAGGTCCCGAGATCGAGGACGACTATCACAATTTCGAAGCCCTCAACGTGCCCCCGGATCACCCGGCGCGCGCCATGCAGGACACGTTCTACCTCGACGCCGGTCGTCTGTTGCTGCGCACCCATACCTCGCCGGTTCAGATCCGCACCATGGAGCAGCGGCAACCGCCGATCCGTGTGATCGCGCCGGGGCGTGTCTATCGGCACGACTCCGATCGCACCCACAGCCCGATGTTCCATCAGGTGGAGGGCCTGTACGTCGCCGAGCACGTGAGCTTCGCGGAGTTGCGCGCGGAACTGCAATCGTTTCTTCAGGCGTTTTTCGATACGGAACTCACGCTGCGCTTCCGGCCGTCGTATTTCCCGTTCACCGAACCCTCGGCCGAGGTCGATATCGACGGCCTGGGACTCGGCACCGGGTCCGGCTGGATGGAAGTGCTGGGTTGCGGCATGGTCCACCCGAACGTGTTGCAAGCCGCCGGTGTGGACCCGTCGCGCTACACCGGCTACGCCTTCGGCATGGGGATTGAGCGGCTGGCCATGCTTCGTTATGGCGTGACCGATCTGCGCCAGTTCTACAACAACGATCTGCGCATGCTCGCGCAGTTCGCTTAA
- the pheT gene encoding phenylalanine--tRNA ligase subunit beta codes for MRISEQWLREWVAVDASIEAIAEQLTMAGMEVDAIEPAAPDLSGVVVGEVVSCQAHPDADKLRVCEVDTGAARQQIVCGAPNVAAGVRVPVATVGARLPGGMKIKAAELRGVASNGMLCSVAELGLGSDTGGLWLLPSDAPVGCALADYLETNDTVVEIDLTPNRGDCLSMRGVAREVAVAFGAELMDTPADPPAEVSAGAADIVIEATDLCAAYAGRRIDGVDAVAAAPVWMRERLRRAGIRSINLPVDIGNYVMLDIGQPMHAFDADKLVGGICVRRARAGESITTLDGQDVELQADTLVIADDEGPVAIAGMIGGQRTAVDPNTCNILFEAACFTPAAVAGQGRRYKIHTDSLHRFERGVDPALHARALDRASALMVAFGGGRCGPAAIVEGRPVWPGDRTIELRGEQMTRLLGQPIPGDFIAAALVGLGARCEPVGDQAWRVMPPSWRYDLAIEADLVEEVARVYGYDRLTAEAAGVVLPPARVGNALLEATLPGEVLRQRGYHEAITYSFVDPELHAELTGDAAALALDNPISEQMIVMRRTLWAGLLGAWAHNSRRQQSRVRLYEQGLRFWPAAGAENGMAQVDTIAGLIAGAAHPPHWDETAREVDFFDVRGDVEALFARGGSAPVLQPETHPALHPGRSARIYVGGQPVGWIGQLAPGFARRYKGQALPYLFEIDRSALEATEVVRYTAPSDQPRVTRDLALVVPETVAVGDLIAAVDALDNDLIQSVQVFDVFRGHDLESGLKSVALSLIFQDKTSTLNDETVDRIITDVTDALRARCDARLRGE; via the coding sequence ATGAGAATCAGCGAGCAATGGCTCCGTGAATGGGTGGCCGTGGACGCGAGCATCGAGGCGATCGCCGAACAGCTGACGATGGCAGGGATGGAAGTCGATGCCATCGAGCCGGCGGCGCCCGATCTCAGCGGTGTGGTGGTGGGCGAGGTGGTCAGCTGCCAGGCCCATCCCGATGCCGATAAACTGCGCGTCTGCGAGGTCGATACCGGTGCGGCGCGCCAGCAGATCGTCTGTGGCGCACCCAACGTCGCCGCCGGTGTCCGGGTTCCGGTGGCGACAGTCGGCGCGCGGCTGCCGGGCGGGATGAAGATCAAGGCGGCCGAGCTGCGCGGTGTCGCCTCCAACGGCATGCTGTGCAGCGTGGCCGAACTCGGGCTCGGTAGCGATACCGGTGGCCTGTGGCTATTGCCGTCGGATGCCCCGGTGGGTTGCGCGCTGGCCGACTATCTCGAAACCAACGATACGGTGGTCGAGATCGATCTCACGCCGAATCGCGGCGATTGCTTGAGCATGCGCGGCGTCGCGCGCGAAGTGGCGGTGGCCTTTGGCGCGGAACTAATGGATACGCCGGCGGACCCGCCCGCTGAGGTTAGCGCTGGCGCTGCTGACATCGTCATCGAGGCGACCGACCTGTGCGCGGCCTATGCCGGTCGCCGTATCGACGGCGTCGATGCGGTCGCGGCGGCGCCGGTCTGGATGCGCGAGCGCCTGCGCCGGGCCGGTATTCGCTCGATCAACCTGCCGGTCGATATCGGCAACTACGTCATGCTCGATATCGGCCAGCCGATGCATGCCTTCGACGCCGACAAGCTCGTGGGTGGCATTTGCGTCCGGCGCGCGCGTGCCGGGGAGTCGATCACCACCCTGGATGGCCAGGACGTCGAACTCCAGGCGGATACGCTCGTCATCGCCGACGACGAGGGCCCGGTCGCGATCGCCGGGATGATTGGCGGCCAACGCACGGCGGTCGACCCGAACACCTGTAATATCCTGTTCGAGGCGGCATGTTTCACCCCCGCGGCGGTCGCCGGCCAGGGGCGTCGCTACAAGATTCATACCGATTCACTGCACCGCTTTGAACGTGGCGTGGACCCGGCGCTGCATGCGCGCGCGCTGGACCGTGCCAGTGCCCTGATGGTGGCGTTCGGCGGTGGTCGCTGCGGCCCGGCGGCAATCGTCGAGGGTCGGCCGGTATGGCCCGGAGACCGGACCATCGAGTTGCGCGGCGAGCAGATGACGCGACTGCTCGGGCAGCCTATTCCCGGGGACTTCATCGCGGCGGCACTCGTCGGCCTGGGCGCACGCTGCGAGCCGGTCGGCGATCAGGCGTGGCGGGTCATGCCGCCGAGCTGGCGTTACGATCTGGCGATCGAAGCGGATCTGGTCGAGGAGGTCGCGCGCGTTTACGGTTATGATCGGTTAACCGCCGAGGCCGCCGGCGTCGTTCTGCCGCCCGCGCGGGTGGGCAATGCGCTGCTGGAAGCGACCTTGCCCGGCGAGGTGCTGCGCCAGCGCGGCTACCACGAGGCCATCACCTATAGTTTCGTCGACCCCGAGCTGCACGCCGAACTCACCGGCGATGCCGCGGCCCTGGCCCTGGACAATCCGATTTCAGAGCAGATGATCGTGATGCGGCGCACGCTCTGGGCCGGCCTGCTGGGCGCATGGGCGCACAACAGCCGCCGGCAGCAGTCACGGGTGCGCCTATACGAGCAGGGCCTGCGCTTCTGGCCCGCAGCCGGGGCTGAGAACGGGATGGCGCAGGTTGACACGATCGCGGGCCTGATCGCCGGCGCAGCACACCCGCCGCATTGGGACGAGACCGCGCGCGAAGTGGATTTCTTTGACGTGCGCGGCGATGTCGAGGCGCTGTTCGCGCGCGGCGGAAGTGCTCCCGTACTGCAGCCCGAGACGCACCCGGCGCTGCACCCCGGCCGATCGGCACGGATCTACGTGGGGGGGCAGCCCGTGGGTTGGATCGGGCAGCTGGCGCCCGGGTTCGCTCGCCGCTACAAGGGGCAGGCGTTGCCCTATCTGTTCGAAATCGATCGCAGCGCTTTGGAAGCCACCGAGGTCGTGCGTTATACCGCGCCATCCGATCAGCCGCGGGTGACTCGGGACCTGGCGCTGGTGGTGCCCGAAACGGTGGCCGTCGGGGACCTGATCGCCGCCGTTGACGCGTTGGACAATGACCTGATTCAGTCCGTCCAGGTATTTGATGTGTTCCGTGGCCACGATCTGGAAAGCGGCCTGAAAAGCGTGGCTTTGAGCTTGATTTTCCAAGATAAAACGAGCACGCTTAATGATGAGACGGTGGATCGAATCATAACTGACGTAACCGACGCTCTGCGCGCGCGTTGCGACGCCAGACTCAGGGGGGAATGA
- a CDS encoding MerR family transcriptional regulator produces the protein MPPIPDKRYFSIGEASDLCRVKSHVLRYWEQEFSQLKPVKRRGNRRYYQQRDIQIARDIRHLLYDQGFTIQGARHQLAGKGRALASLNDSAVAADSLAAVRRELESIVQLLTP, from the coding sequence CTGCCGCCCATTCCCGACAAGCGCTACTTCTCGATCGGCGAGGCCAGCGATCTGTGTCGGGTGAAGTCGCACGTGTTGCGTTACTGGGAACAGGAATTCTCGCAGCTCAAACCCGTGAAGCGGCGAGGTAATCGTCGCTACTATCAGCAACGCGATATCCAGATTGCGCGCGATATCCGCCATCTGCTTTACGACCAGGGGTTCACCATTCAGGGGGCGCGCCACCAATTAGCCGGCAAGGGCCGGGCGCTCGCCTCATTGAACGACAGCGCGGTCGCGGCCGATTCGTTGGCCGCGGTGAGGCGGGAGCTCGAATCGATCGTGCAATTGCTGACGCCGTGA
- the gluQRS gene encoding tRNA glutamyl-Q(34) synthetase GluQRS, whose amino-acid sequence MIQIVGRYAPSPTGPLHFGSLIAALASFCHARSQGGRWLLRIDDLDAPRVVPGADRAIIDTLAAFGLTHDGPILYQSQRHAAYAATVARLRNASLAFDCACSRREAQSGPAGLEGPIYPGTCRDGIPEGRCARSVRLRADAGVVAVADRIQGRYAQNLAADIGDFVIRRADGVAAYQLATVLDDAEQGITEVIRGADLLSSTPRQIWIHRCLDLCPPAYGHIPVIVDAAGEKLGKSTGALALDSVRPQEQLVQCLSLLGQGPPAALAARSVGGVIDWAVDHWDADRVPRRRTCRRANAATAAGN is encoded by the coding sequence ATGATCCAGATTGTCGGACGCTACGCACCATCGCCCACCGGGCCGTTGCATTTCGGCTCCCTGATCGCCGCGCTGGCCAGCTTCTGCCACGCCCGCAGCCAGGGTGGCCGCTGGCTCCTGCGTATCGACGATCTCGACGCGCCCCGCGTGGTGCCGGGCGCCGATCGCGCCATCATCGACACACTGGCGGCTTTCGGTCTGACGCACGATGGCCCGATTCTGTACCAGTCGCAACGCCACGCGGCCTACGCTGCCACTGTGGCACGCCTGCGTAACGCTTCGCTGGCCTTTGATTGCGCTTGCAGCCGCCGTGAAGCGCAGAGTGGGCCGGCGGGGCTCGAGGGTCCCATCTACCCGGGCACGTGCCGGGACGGGATTCCGGAAGGGCGATGTGCGCGTTCGGTCAGGTTACGCGCCGATGCCGGCGTCGTCGCCGTGGCCGATCGCATTCAGGGGCGCTATGCGCAGAATCTGGCGGCGGACATCGGCGATTTCGTGATACGCCGTGCCGATGGCGTAGCGGCGTATCAGCTGGCGACCGTTCTCGATGACGCCGAGCAGGGGATAACCGAGGTGATACGGGGCGCCGATCTATTGTCGTCCACGCCTCGTCAGATCTGGATCCATCGCTGTCTCGATCTTTGCCCCCCGGCCTATGGTCATATTCCGGTAATCGTGGACGCGGCCGGCGAGAAGCTGGGCAAGAGCACGGGCGCGCTAGCGCTGGATTCGGTTCGACCTCAGGAGCAGCTGGTCCAATGCCTCTCGCTGCTCGGGCAGGGGCCGCCTGCCGCGCTTGCGGCGCGCTCGGTGGGTGGCGTGATCGACTGGGCGGTCGACCACTGGGATGCGGATCGCGTGCCGCGGCGAAGAACATGCCGTCGAGCGAACGCTGCCACCGCAGCCGGGAACTGA
- a CDS encoding DUF6231 family protein, which produces MTVPDDVRRCLRDEIERYDTTRCVQIAPTASFVDWDELGVSRLVLDPDFDAHRPLSMPTERADLAVVLDAPTVLSRQATRELLGRLRNYAAGAIIAAFPKAESGRDNAWSTSDFLGLGFRRLPSQRAIESAYWLYRYDIFDYKITPDWLNSRYWANPEQWGKRRW; this is translated from the coding sequence ATGACTGTTCCCGATGATGTACGCCGCTGTCTGCGCGACGAGATCGAACGCTACGACACAACGCGCTGCGTTCAGATTGCCCCGACCGCCTCATTTGTCGACTGGGATGAGTTGGGCGTGAGCCGCCTCGTTCTGGATCCGGATTTCGATGCCCACCGACCCCTGTCGATGCCGACGGAACGTGCCGACCTGGCCGTCGTGCTCGATGCGCCGACGGTACTCTCGCGACAAGCCACCCGGGAATTGCTCGGACGGCTGCGCAACTATGCCGCAGGCGCGATCATCGCCGCCTTCCCCAAGGCAGAGAGCGGCCGAGACAATGCCTGGTCAACCAGCGACTTTCTCGGCCTGGGGTTTCGCCGCCTCCCCTCGCAACGAGCGATCGAATCCGCCTACTGGCTGTACCGCTACGACATCTTCGATTACAAGATCACCCCGGACTGGCTGAATTCGCGCTACTGGGCCAATCCGGAGCAATGGGGCAAGCGTCGCTGGTAG